Part of the Borrelia duttonii Ly genome is shown below.
CAAAGGACCAAGTGTTGGCGATGGTGGGTTTACTTCTTCTAGTAGTAATACAAAAATAGAAAACTGGCCTAGTAAGAATTATCCCTACAAATGTGGCGTCAAAATCACGACAAATCAAATTAAGGCTAATGAGGTTCACTATGAATCTTGTGTTCAACCAGGTGGTGGTAGTGATTTGTATGGCATATGTATCGATATTGATGATTATACAGAAACAGCTCAAGTTGTTCCTATTACTTCTGGTGGTTATCAAGCTTGGCTTTTTGCAAAAGACGCCACAATCAAAAGAGGCGACAAAATTAAATTTAACGATAAAGGAGAGGCAGAAAAATCTAGTGGTTCAAATACCATTTACAATGCAATTGCTTTAGAAGATACGGTATCTTTACCAAATAATACGTATCTAGTTCATGTAAAATTTGTTGGCAATAGTGTCCAATAATTCAATCAAGGAGGTTTGAAAATGGAATTATATGAAGAAGATTATTATGAACAAGAAATTATTCAAGCAACAGAGGAAGTAGAATTACCACAATTTTACGATTGGTTTACTTCAGAACAAATTGAAGAAGTTCCTTATAAGATGGGATTTTTCAAAACAGTAGAATGGGATGCATTTCTGAACGATAATCCAACAAATGTTATAAATAATTACAATACTGTCTCAACAATAGGATTTAGATCAGAATTCGTAAAACTTAATTATTTGCGTTTGCAATACAAATTTGCACATCTGAAAGATTCTGTTGTTTCTGATTATACAAATTCTGAGTATGTTGGAGATGTTAACAATAACTACCTGCCTTTTGGCACTGCATATAAACTAGCATGCGATGAAATTATGAAACTGATCACCAATTTTGTGTTAACGGGAACTGTATCAGTGCAAAAAGATGGTAAAAATTCAAAAGTTCTCTTACCTAATATGTATGGACTGCTTAATATGCCATATCAAATCAAAGAAGAAGTTCAAGCTGCGAACAAAGACAAAATGGAGAAAATATTCGAATCTATCAAATCTGGTCTTTCAAAATTAGAACTTGGTGATTATTTTGATTGTCCATTCATGGTATTAGTTGATCCTCTAACCAGCATAAAATTTGTTGAACCTTATGGAATATCAAATGTACCCCAATCATCTCCTGAATTTGCATGGGAAGATTTTTTGATAAAAACTATTAAAGCTGTAAATGGCAGAAATGAAGTAACTATAAAAACATCTAATTTGCTAAAAAATCAAATTATTATTTATCCTATGAATCCAAAGCTACTTAAGTTCAAACCAAGTAAATTCATGTTGCCAACACCAAATGAACAAATTGACACCAATTCAGGTGATATAGCTCATTCTTATATTGATTTTGTTCTTGGTGGGCTTTTAGCTACACAGAAGACTATTCTTCAAGTAGAAATTAAGCAAAGTTAAGGAGCATTTATGTCACAGCATGAAAGTCAAGAAGAAACACAAGAACTTCAAAATGAAATACGCCAACTTTACACGGAAATAATAGAATTATTAGACACTAATGAAGAGACTGTGAGTTTTTCTACTTTTATGCAGTATGCAAAATTAGTCAATATGCTTCTTGAAGTTAGGGGTATTGACGTAGAGATGCTCACGGCTTCACATATTAAATTGTTGATGTATTACTATACTGGCTGCAGACTAAAGAAAAGCGGAACTATCGATGATTTTAGTGGCAATAGTCAAGTAGTGAAGAGGCATAAACTTAATGAACTTGAGATCGAATATGAACAGGTCCAATCACAATCTGATGGTTCTGAATCTTTTGGTGCTGGGATCAAAGTTAGTGAAGGGTTCTGTTCGTCTTTTGATTCATTATTAGCTAATTTAGCACTTGTTGAAGAATCAACAACTAAAAAATATTGCATAGGAGTTGCTCGTTAATGCAGGTAAATCCCGTTAGAACTAAATTTGCTCAAATGGCAGAATCTGTTATATCCTATTTTGAAGACAAAAAACCTTTGAGGCTTTACAAAAAAAGATATGAATATAATGAAGATACTGCAAGTATTGACGCAATAATTGACAAAGACAACTTTCAAGAATTTACAGGTGTACTATTTAGCATTAATCCCGATTCTATTGTAAGTATCAATGAATCAAATCTTGGTGATATGACATGTCTTTACACCCTTTACACAAGTGCACAACTTGACTTTGAGATCTCAGATAGAATTTCTGAAGGTGATTTAGATAATTTTCACTTCGAAATAATATCAATTGATGGTTCTGTTGGTTATCTAACTTTGACATTGAAGGGAGTTGGGAGATATGCATGATCAATTTGAGATTGAGCTTGAAATTGGTTGGTTTGCAACACGAGCCAATATAGCACGTATGCACGAAAAGGGAAGTCGTAAACTTCCAATACGTAAACATTTGACTAAAATAGCTAATTCACAAGAATTTCAACAATATATTGATACCGACTACATGAGAAGTAAATTTCAAGAAAGTATAGAGAATGGCATGAATGCCCTTGGAACTGCATTCATCAATTACTATAAAAATCATGTCTTAGCATCTAAAATTATGCCTAAATTATCTCCAAAAACAATTGCGCTAAAAAGCAAAAAAGGAAGTAAAACTCCACAAACACCACTTGTTGATACAGGTCTTATGCTTAATTCAATCGAATATAGGATCAATAAATGATTCTGGATATCACTACCATTGAAAAATGCATAATATCCACTCTAAAAGACTTCACTAAATTTGCAAGTATTTATAATCTTTCTGTTGATATTCTAAATACATATAACCATCCATATATGTCTAAATATACAGTGGATAATTCAAATATAATTGCTGTGCAGTTTAGTGATATTGATGGTCTATTTGAGCATAATTCAAGAACAGGTGTGTTTTACGATAATGTGAACGAATTTGCTATTCATTTTCAACTATATTTTATGGCACTAACGAGCAATTCAGATAAAAATCCACATGAAAGACTTATGTTACTTTATGCATTATTTAGTGATTTTTTACATGATTCTTCGACTCAAAGTTTCACTTTTACACCTGAAGATAATTGTGACTACCAAAAAAATGTGAAATTTCACATTCGCCATACAACAAATATGCAAAACAATGGTCTACTTGACGTGAATAGCAATAATAGCAAATCCACGTATTGTTTAAGCCAAGGATTTGTAGCAAATATACAAATCAAAGAAGAAAAAGTTAAGGAGCAAAATAATGCCATCTGATACAATTAGCGTTAATTTGACGCATTCTAGATTGGATCTAAATCAAGTAAGTTATTATACACCACTACTTGTCTACAAATGTGCCAAAATCAAACTTAATACTGTATCTCCAAAAAATAAAATACTATATCTAAATATAAATGATTATGAAAAAGCAATTGGTGCACTTGAAAAAGAAGGTAATAATGGTGATGATGAATTTAATGCAGAAAAAGAGTATTTGAAACAAGCGATTCAATCATTTTTTGCAGAAGATGATAAAGGATTAAGAGCTGTAACACTGGCTATATATAAAGATACAGCAGAAGCAAAAGGGATCAAAGAGCTATTCAAAAGAAGTAGGAATTCTTTCATTGTATTTATCAACACTTACGCAAGTAATAATGATGGTGGTGATGGTCTCACTATCTACAAAGATGATTATGTCAATTTCAAAGACCCCGCTCACTTCTTTGTTTTTGCAACTAAAGAATCTGAAGTGAAAGAATTGTTCAAAAATGGTTCAAACTCCAAATCTAAAATTATCGTTATTCATTCTAAAGGAACTCAACAATTACATTTGAGATTTGTATCTAAATATTTACATGAAGCAAGTATGTTTCATGCTGTAAACCCTTATGGACTTACATTTAGTGGTATCAATCCTATTACTAATAGTGAAGAAATTACTAAGCTTAGACAAGCTAATATCAATTTCTACTCACATCTTAATGAAAGTGGACTTGATGGTTTTCCAGCATTCAAAGAGGGGATTTGTCTTGATTCTAGCCCTATAGACGAAATTTTTACTTATGACTATATCAAATATGAATTTATCGCGGAACTTATCAGAATATGGAACTTGAACAATAGACAAAATAGTAAATTATCAGCGCTTCAACTATCAGGACAAAGAGATACTGCTTATAGTGCAGCAATTGCATGCAAACTGAAAGAGTTTGTTGATGCAGGTATAATTGTTTCTTATTCTAAGCTCAAAATACAAATATCGTCAAGTGCTGCACTAAAACTATTCTTATCACTAAGTATCACTTACAACTATTCTATGAAGGGCGTGGTATTGAATATCACAACACAAGATATACAAAGTTACCAAAATAGTTTGAAGGAGGTTGAATAATGGATCAGGTTTACAGCTTAACTAAAATATTTTTCTCAATCAAAGATAAGCAAATTCAAAGTGGGAAATTAGAACTTACTAGTGAACCTACAACAAGAGCTGTATCTAGTACTGAAGATATGGGACCTCCGGTAGTTAGTTTTAGAGACCCTAAAACTATTACTTTCATATTCAATGTTGAAGTAACTATTGGATCTTACGATTATAAGCAACTAACAGATATGTCTCAAAATCAATTTTACAATGCAGAAGAAAGTACGCACGAAAAACTGCTAAGCCTTGTATTCAATGATTTTGAAAACATTCACATTGTATCTAATCATGCATTCTTTGCAGAAGAACCATCAAGAAGCTATGCTGCTGAAGCAGAAAAAGTTACGTTTGAAATTAGAGCGATTAATTGCAAAGTAAAAAAAACTAAATAAGTAAAATCAAGGAGGCTATATGATTCAACTTTACAAAATGAATATTTTAACTAAAAAAGAAACACACACATTCGATGTAAAAGTATTACCTGTGTATCAATGGGATTCTATATTAGGTTTTTCACAAAATTATGGGATTGACAAACTCAATAATATTGATTATCTCAGAACGATAACAAACATTATGATCAAACCCGACTTTTTAGACAAATTTTACTTCATTTTAGACGACAATAGAAAATATATTTCTTACTACAAGGATTATCTTGTAGCAATATTGTATTCAATTCAATTTGATACATTTACCTTAGAAGAAGACTTCAAAAAACCAAGTCTCATTTACTTAAGTCATTATCTAAATGCTGATGGTGGATTTGTAAAATTTGACTATATTAACGATAGTTGGAATTATGAACAAGTAATACAAAATATCGATTCACGAGAAACAGAATTTTAAAGGTGTGCGCCTATGAAAATAAACAAAAGAAGTGATATTCTTGAAGAAATAACACACTCATATTTCAAATTCCTTGAAAACGCCAAAAAAGACAAATATCACTTCCCCGTTATGATGGATATTTGTAGCTTTGATGAAGTAAAGACACTCAATTATAAAGACTTGATGGAGGTGAACAAAATATCGGATTTGAAACTTCAAATGAAGATATATGAAATGTCTCTATCTAGAGGAATATTATGAATAATACTGGATTTACCATTAAGTTCAAAGGTGTACTTGATCATGCTTCAACCAAAAAGTCTTTAGAAAAAGA
Proteins encoded:
- a CDS encoding DUF1463 family protein, with amino-acid sequence MDQVYSLTKIFFSIKDKQIQSGKLELTSEPTTRAVSSTEDMGPPVVSFRDPKTITFIFNVEVTIGSYDYKQLTDMSQNQFYNAEESTHEKLLSLVFNDFENIHIVSNHAFFAEEPSRSYAAEAEKVTFEIRAINCKVKKTK
- a CDS encoding DUF228 domain-containing protein — protein: MPDMKQLIKDYEDKRKALAAVIKGGSKEVELKSNTFDFRNKGPSVGDGGFTSSSSNTKIENWPSKNYPYKCGVKITTNQIKANEVHYESCVQPGGGSDLYGICIDIDDYTETAQVVPITSGGYQAWLFAKDATIKRGDKIKFNDKGEAEKSSGSNTIYNAIALEDTVSLPNNTYLVHVKFVGNSVQ
- a CDS encoding DUF1322 family protein, giving the protein MKINKRSDILEEITHSYFKFLENAKKDKYHFPVMMDICSFDEVKTLNYKDLMEVNKISDLKLQMKIYEMSLSRGIL
- a CDS encoding DUF1506 family protein produces the protein MQVNPVRTKFAQMAESVISYFEDKKPLRLYKKRYEYNEDTASIDAIIDKDNFQEFTGVLFSINPDSIVSINESNLGDMTCLYTLYTSAQLDFEISDRISEGDLDNFHFEIISIDGSVGYLTLTLKGVGRYA
- a CDS encoding DUF1473 family protein; its protein translation is MIQLYKMNILTKKETHTFDVKVLPVYQWDSILGFSQNYGIDKLNNIDYLRTITNIMIKPDFLDKFYFILDDNRKYISYYKDYLVAILYSIQFDTFTLEEDFKKPSLIYLSHYLNADGGFVKFDYINDSWNYEQVIQNIDSRETEF
- a CDS encoding DUF3890 domain-containing protein, yielding MSQHESQEETQELQNEIRQLYTEIIELLDTNEETVSFSTFMQYAKLVNMLLEVRGIDVEMLTASHIKLLMYYYTGCRLKKSGTIDDFSGNSQVVKRHKLNELEIEYEQVQSQSDGSESFGAGIKVSEGFCSSFDSLLANLALVEESTTKKYCIGVAR
- a CDS encoding DUF764 family protein, coding for MILDITTIEKCIISTLKDFTKFASIYNLSVDILNTYNHPYMSKYTVDNSNIIAVQFSDIDGLFEHNSRTGVFYDNVNEFAIHFQLYFMALTSNSDKNPHERLMLLYALFSDFLHDSSTQSFTFTPEDNCDYQKNVKFHIRHTTNMQNNGLLDVNSNNSKSTYCLSQGFVANIQIKEEKVKEQNNAI
- a CDS encoding DUF787 family protein, with product MPSDTISVNLTHSRLDLNQVSYYTPLLVYKCAKIKLNTVSPKNKILYLNINDYEKAIGALEKEGNNGDDEFNAEKEYLKQAIQSFFAEDDKGLRAVTLAIYKDTAEAKGIKELFKRSRNSFIVFINTYASNNDGGDGLTIYKDDYVNFKDPAHFFVFATKESEVKELFKNGSNSKSKIIVIHSKGTQQLHLRFVSKYLHEASMFHAVNPYGLTFSGINPITNSEEITKLRQANINFYSHLNESGLDGFPAFKEGICLDSSPIDEIFTYDYIKYEFIAELIRIWNLNNRQNSKLSALQLSGQRDTAYSAAIACKLKEFVDAGIIVSYSKLKIQISSSAALKLFLSLSITYNYSMKGVVLNITTQDIQSYQNSLKEVE